In a single window of the Phaeobacter sp. G2 genome:
- the metC gene encoding cystathionine beta-lyase translates to MDDATRMIRAAKVQEGAPHAVNPPVVRASTVLFPDMATMRDYRQRRGTGERLFSYGARGTPSSMALEDALCELEQGDRAFLYPSGLAALGAVFLAYTRPGDHVAIIDTAYPPVRRLAENYFKPRGVDFSFFAPQTEALRDILRPNTRLVLAECPGSNSFDLIDLPAMAALSHAQGALLAVDNTWSAGVFFKPLQHGADISIQAATKYICGHSDVMMGAVVTREACYRPMFDLNSDFGICVSPDDCYTALRGLRTLKSRLEAHERSAVTIARFLDQHENVAAVLHPALESFAGHDLWRRDFTGSSGLFAFRLAAPLTEQHDAFVEALTLFGIGASWGGYESLALPLSLCNPAPGDEESFVIRLHIGLEYVEDLIQDLTNAFATIGGNGGAGLGAPPSGGPV, encoded by the coding sequence ATGGATGATGCCACCCGTATGATCCGCGCGGCCAAGGTGCAGGAAGGGGCGCCGCATGCGGTGAATCCCCCTGTCGTGCGCGCCTCGACGGTGCTCTTTCCCGATATGGCTACGATGCGTGATTATCGCCAGCGTCGCGGAACCGGCGAACGTCTGTTCAGTTACGGCGCGAGGGGCACCCCCTCCTCGATGGCGCTCGAGGATGCGCTGTGCGAACTGGAACAAGGCGACCGGGCCTTCCTCTACCCGTCAGGCCTCGCGGCCCTCGGCGCGGTGTTTCTTGCCTATACACGGCCCGGCGATCATGTCGCAATCATCGACACTGCCTATCCGCCGGTGCGCAGGCTTGCGGAAAACTACTTCAAGCCGCGCGGCGTCGACTTCAGCTTCTTCGCGCCCCAGACCGAAGCCCTGCGCGATATTTTACGCCCCAACACGCGGTTGGTGCTGGCGGAATGCCCCGGCTCGAACAGCTTCGACTTGATCGACCTGCCCGCGATGGCCGCTCTCAGCCACGCGCAGGGCGCGCTGCTGGCTGTCGACAACACTTGGTCAGCCGGGGTTTTCTTCAAGCCGCTACAACATGGTGCCGATATCTCGATCCAGGCCGCGACCAAATACATCTGCGGCCATTCCGACGTGATGATGGGCGCGGTGGTGACGCGCGAAGCGTGCTATCGGCCGATGTTCGACCTCAACAGCGATTTTGGCATCTGCGTCAGCCCGGACGATTGCTATACAGCGCTCCGGGGTCTGCGCACGCTCAAAAGTCGTCTGGAGGCTCATGAACGCAGCGCAGTGACGATTGCCCGCTTTCTGGACCAGCACGAAAACGTCGCCGCCGTGCTGCACCCAGCGCTCGAGAGCTTTGCCGGTCACGATCTCTGGCGGCGGGACTTCACGGGGTCTTCGGGCCTCTTCGCTTTCCGCCTCGCTGCGCCGCTGACCGAGCAACACGATGCTTTCGTCGAAGCGCTGACGCTGTTTGGTATCGGCGCCTCCTGGGGGGGCTACGAAAGCCTTGCCCTGCCGCTTAGTCTCTGCAATCCGGCGCCTGGTGACGAAGAAAGTTTCGTAATCCGCCTGCATATTGGCCTAGAGTACGTTGAAGACCTAATTCAGGACCTTACGAATGCCTTTGCGACGATCGGTGGGAATGGGGGTGCCGGGCTTGGCGCGCCCCCATCGGGTGGTCCGGTTTGA